A single window of Dermacentor albipictus isolate Rhodes 1998 colony chromosome 1, USDA_Dalb.pri_finalv2, whole genome shotgun sequence DNA harbors:
- the LOC135911662 gene encoding uncharacterized protein, producing MLTRCLFLPQLAVCISRLLQSGDIESNPGPRSQKNPSLSQGFDDQPSVSEMLAELLNGQKRLAEDIAEIKNFQQSVNTRFETIESCLAALESSSHKPAVPSDSLNSELTRLTNEIHNLSTKNDELENRARRNNLILHGLPESSDEGNERLSSDIAKWFEDKLNMSCPQIERCHRLGRPSRDRPRPVIMKLLDYREKVSVLKSGHKLKETDYRISEDFSLRVRNTRKKLWEASESFRNNGCTVRIRFDHIFIDKVRYNWNSASNTLEKVHRNTALNSVAPASPP from the exons ATGCTTACCCGCTGCCTATTTCTTCCGCAG CTCGCTGTTTGTATTAGTAGATTGTTACAGAGTGGTGACATTGAAAGCAATCCTGGTCCTCGCTCCCAAAAAAATCCGAGCCTTTCACAAGGTTTTGACGATCAACCATCGGTGTCTGAAATGCTCGCTGAGCTTTTGAACGGGCAGAAAAGATTAGCTGAGGATATCGCCGAAATTAAAAACTTTCAACAATCTGTTAATACACGTTTTGAGACTATCGAATCGTGTCTGGCCGCTCTGGAGTCCTCGTCACATAAGCCTGCCGTCCCAAGCGACAGCCTTAACAGTGAACTCACACGTTTAACAAACGAAATTCACAACCTTTCAACTAAAAATGATGAATTAGAAAACCGTGCTCGAAGGAACAATTTAATCTTACATGGTCTGCCAGAATCCTCCGATGAAGGTAATGAACGCCTATCCTCAGACATTGCGAAATGGTTTGAGGATAAACTTAACATGAGCTGTCCTCAAATAGAAAGATGCCATCGTCTTGGAAGGCCTTCACGTGACCGTCCGCGACCCGTGATTATGAAACTTCTGGACTATCGGGAGAAAGTTTCGGTATTAAAAAGTGGTCACAAGCTAAAGGAAACCGATTACCGTATTTCGGAAGATTTTTCACTACGTGTCCGGAATACCCGCAAGAAACTTTGGGAAGCGTCCGAGAGTTTTAGGAACAACGGGTGCACGGTCCGCATACGGTTTGACCATATATTTATTGATAAAGTTCGCTATAACTGGAACAGCGCTTCTAATACATTAGAGAAAGTACATCGTAATACAGCACTAAATAGCGTTGCACCTGCCTCTCCGCCTTGA